The following are encoded in a window of Polynucleobacter sp. AP-Kolm-20A-A1 genomic DNA:
- the queF gene encoding NADPH-dependent 7-cyano-7-deazaguanine reductase QueF (Catalyzes the NADPH-dependent reduction of 7-cyano-7-deazaguanine (preQ0) to 7-aminomethyl-7-deazaguanine (preQ1) in queuosine biosynthesis): protein MATLPLGQSTQYPDQYDPNLLFPIPRTENRKKLGLIEGQALPFVGVDIWNAFELSWLNKKGKPQIALAEFQIPADSPNMIESKSFKLYLNSLNSARFEDENEVKEKLISNLSAVAGSKITTRINPTESISKKGMQEMSGILMDRLDIEVDPSLAADPSLLGVNESFGPIEQCLVSHLLKSNCPVTGQPDWASVQIRYQGRPILEEGLLRYLIGFRQLGEFHEHCVETIFTDIKRQCKPEKLSVYARYTRRGGLDINPFRTDYNSPWPENIRHARQ from the coding sequence ATGGCAACGTTACCGCTCGGTCAATCAACACAATACCCAGATCAATACGATCCGAACTTGTTGTTTCCCATTCCAAGAACAGAGAACAGAAAGAAGTTGGGGCTGATAGAAGGTCAAGCACTGCCCTTTGTTGGTGTTGATATTTGGAATGCCTTTGAGCTGAGTTGGCTCAATAAAAAAGGAAAGCCGCAGATTGCATTGGCGGAGTTTCAAATTCCTGCTGACTCACCAAACATGATTGAGTCAAAATCATTCAAGCTCTACCTCAACAGCCTCAATAGCGCGCGCTTTGAGGATGAGAACGAAGTTAAAGAGAAACTCATTAGTAACTTATCGGCAGTTGCTGGTAGCAAGATAACTACTCGTATTAACCCAACGGAATCAATCTCCAAAAAAGGGATGCAGGAGATGAGCGGGATTTTGATGGATAGATTGGATATTGAAGTAGATCCCAGTCTGGCTGCAGACCCAAGCCTGTTGGGCGTGAACGAATCCTTTGGCCCGATTGAGCAATGCTTAGTCTCACACCTTCTGAAATCTAATTGCCCTGTAACTGGCCAGCCAGATTGGGCTAGTGTGCAAATTCGCTACCAAGGCCGGCCTATTCTTGAAGAAGGCTTGTTGCGTTACCTCATTGGCTTCAGACAATTAGGTGAATTCCATGAGCATTGTGTTGAAACTATCTTCACGGATATCAAGCGCCAGTGCAAGCCAGAAAAACTTTCTGTGTATGCCCGTTACACAAGACGCGGTGGCTTAGATATCAACCCATTTCGCACTGACTACAACTCGCCTTGGCCAGAAAACATTCGGCACGCACGGCAATAA
- a CDS encoding FAD/FMN-binding oxidoreductase yields the protein MNAPLALNQLLDAEAGSPRLREIPYNYTSFSDREIVIRLLGEESWRVLNDLRGVRRTGRSARMLFEILGDIWVVQRNPFLQDDLLDSSKRRQQLIDALWHRLGEVKKRNIGDSTEQVEVLLSAAYRAIENFENGFKEVEQIRKRARKELGRHTAADNICFDGVSRAAHVTDATDWRVEFPLVVLKPDYESEIPGLVKACVELGLTIIPRGGGTGYTGGAIPLYAMSAVINTEKLQDIGGVKSQKLPGLDREVSTIFTGAGVVTRRVSDAAEHAGLVFAVDPTSADASCIGGNIAMNAGGKKAVLWGTALDNLASWRMVDPEGNWLDVERLNHNMGKIHDVATVRFQLTWSDGNSEPGERILKTELLEVEGKRFRKEGLGKDVTDKFLSGLPGVQKEGCDGLITSATWVLHRMPKFMRTVCLEFFGQAREAIPSIVEIKAYLDGLSKQGGPILAGLEHLDDRYLRAVGYSTKSKRNSLPKMVLIGDIAGDDEEAVAAATSEVVRMANLRVGEGFVAVSAEARKKFWLDRARTAAIARHTNAFKINEDVVIPLPRMGEYTDGIDRINIELSLKNKLQVLDGLEAFLKKSALPLGKSDEEYEIPTAEILGDRVQQALELIAKVRGRWAEWLTEMDSYFPRLQDYSLRASWKEEVRSELRIIFGGLAFEPILAELEAIHKNTLRKRVFVALHMHAGDGNVHTNIPVNSDDYEMLQDAHRAVDRIMKLARSLDGVISGEHGIGITKLEYLTEAELKDFRSYKNRVDPEGRFNKGKLMPHADLSMAYTPSFGLMGHESIIMQQSDIGAIADSVKDCLRCGKCKPVCSTHVPRANLLYSPRDKILATSLLIEAFLYEEQTRRGVSIRHWEMFDDVAAHCTVCHKCLTPCPVKIDFGDVTMNMRNLLRKMGQQRFNPGTAASMFFLNATSPESIHLARKTMIGWGYKLQRLGNDVLRKFAKQQTAHPPATVGKPSVKEQVIFFVNKKMPGNLPKKTARALLDIEDANYVPIIRDPKTTSADTEAVFYFPGCGSERLFSQVGLATQAMLWNVGVQTVLPPGYLCCGYPQRGNGDFDKAEKMITDNRVLFHRVANTLNYLDIKTVVVSCGTCYDQLAGYQFEQIFPGCRIIDIHEFLAEKGVKLSGVTGVKYMYHDPCHSPMKLQDPLKTVNELIQLEDGKSIQKNDRCCGESGTLAVTRPDISTQVRFRKQIEMEKAANDLRKGDFTGDVKVLTSCPSCLQGLTRFDADSDTTADYIVVEMAQKLLGKDWMQDYVAKANQGGIERVLV from the coding sequence ATGAACGCCCCATTAGCTTTGAACCAGTTGTTGGACGCTGAGGCAGGTTCCCCCCGTCTGCGTGAAATTCCCTACAACTACACCTCCTTTTCTGATCGAGAGATTGTTATTCGCTTGTTGGGCGAGGAGTCATGGCGCGTTCTTAATGACCTACGCGGCGTGCGTCGCACCGGCCGTTCTGCGCGAATGTTGTTCGAGATCCTAGGTGATATCTGGGTAGTTCAACGCAACCCCTTTTTGCAAGATGACTTATTAGATAGTTCTAAACGTCGTCAGCAACTGATCGATGCGCTATGGCATCGCTTAGGCGAAGTTAAGAAAAGAAATATTGGTGACTCAACCGAGCAAGTAGAGGTCTTGTTGAGTGCCGCTTATCGAGCAATCGAAAATTTTGAGAATGGCTTTAAAGAGGTTGAGCAAATTCGCAAGCGCGCTCGCAAAGAGTTGGGCCGACACACTGCTGCAGACAATATTTGTTTTGATGGTGTATCTCGTGCTGCACACGTTACTGATGCAACTGATTGGCGCGTTGAGTTTCCACTTGTAGTTTTAAAGCCTGATTACGAATCCGAAATCCCGGGCTTAGTCAAAGCTTGTGTTGAATTAGGCCTCACGATTATTCCTCGTGGAGGCGGCACAGGTTATACCGGTGGCGCTATTCCACTTTATGCAATGTCTGCAGTGATTAATACTGAGAAGTTGCAAGATATTGGTGGCGTGAAGTCTCAGAAGCTGCCTGGGCTTGATCGCGAAGTATCCACAATCTTTACCGGTGCAGGTGTTGTTACTCGTCGGGTATCTGATGCCGCTGAGCATGCCGGCCTAGTGTTTGCGGTAGATCCTACTTCTGCTGATGCAAGTTGCATTGGCGGCAATATTGCAATGAATGCTGGTGGTAAGAAAGCTGTTCTTTGGGGAACTGCTTTGGACAATCTCGCCAGCTGGCGCATGGTTGATCCTGAAGGCAATTGGTTAGACGTTGAGCGACTGAATCACAACATGGGCAAGATTCATGATGTGGCCACAGTACGTTTTCAATTAACTTGGTCTGATGGTAATAGTGAGCCAGGTGAACGCATTCTTAAAACAGAATTGCTAGAAGTAGAGGGTAAGCGTTTTCGTAAAGAAGGTTTAGGCAAAGACGTTACAGATAAATTTTTATCTGGTTTGCCTGGTGTTCAAAAAGAAGGTTGCGATGGTTTGATTACCAGCGCAACTTGGGTATTGCATCGCATGCCAAAATTCATGCGTACTGTTTGCTTAGAGTTTTTTGGCCAAGCGCGAGAAGCTATTCCAAGTATTGTGGAGATCAAAGCTTACTTAGATGGTTTAAGTAAGCAAGGCGGCCCAATTTTGGCTGGCTTAGAGCATTTAGACGATCGCTACTTAAGGGCGGTGGGTTACTCCACTAAATCTAAGCGCAATAGCTTGCCGAAGATGGTGCTGATTGGCGACATTGCTGGTGACGATGAAGAAGCAGTTGCTGCTGCAACTAGTGAAGTAGTGCGCATGGCAAATTTACGGGTTGGTGAAGGCTTTGTTGCCGTTAGTGCTGAAGCTCGTAAAAAGTTCTGGCTTGATCGCGCCCGTACAGCTGCAATTGCCCGTCATACCAATGCATTTAAGATCAATGAAGACGTTGTGATTCCCTTGCCACGTATGGGAGAGTACACCGATGGCATTGATCGCATCAATATTGAACTCTCTCTTAAAAATAAGCTGCAAGTACTTGATGGTCTAGAAGCTTTCTTGAAAAAGAGTGCTTTGCCGTTGGGTAAGAGTGACGAGGAATATGAGATTCCAACTGCAGAAATCTTGGGAGACCGAGTTCAGCAGGCTTTAGAGCTTATTGCGAAGGTGCGCGGGCGTTGGGCTGAGTGGCTCACTGAGATGGACTCTTATTTCCCGCGATTGCAGGATTACAGCTTGCGCGCCTCATGGAAAGAAGAAGTGCGTTCTGAGTTGCGCATCATCTTTGGCGGTCTTGCATTCGAACCCATCCTGGCTGAGCTTGAAGCAATCCATAAAAATACTTTGCGTAAGCGTGTATTTGTGGCTTTGCACATGCATGCTGGTGATGGCAACGTTCACACAAATATTCCTGTGAACTCTGATGACTATGAGATGTTGCAAGACGCTCATCGCGCAGTCGATCGTATTATGAAATTAGCTCGCTCACTAGATGGCGTCATTTCTGGAGAGCACGGTATTGGTATTACCAAACTAGAGTATTTAACTGAAGCTGAATTAAAAGACTTCCGTAGCTATAAGAACCGCGTTGATCCTGAAGGCCGCTTTAATAAAGGCAAGTTGATGCCGCATGCGGATCTCAGTATGGCCTACACGCCAAGCTTTGGTTTGATGGGCCATGAGTCCATCATCATGCAGCAAAGCGATATTGGAGCGATTGCCGATAGCGTTAAAGATTGTTTACGTTGCGGTAAATGTAAGCCTGTTTGCTCAACGCATGTGCCGCGCGCCAACTTGCTTTACAGCCCACGTGACAAGATTCTGGCCACTTCACTATTAATTGAAGCTTTCCTATATGAAGAGCAAACCCGACGCGGTGTTTCGATTCGTCACTGGGAAATGTTCGATGATGTCGCCGCACATTGCACAGTCTGTCATAAATGTTTAACACCATGCCCGGTCAAGATTGACTTTGGTGATGTGACTATGAATATGCGCAATCTTCTGCGCAAAATGGGTCAGCAGCGCTTTAATCCAGGAACGGCAGCATCGATGTTCTTCCTCAACGCGACTAGCCCAGAATCTATCCATCTTGCGCGCAAGACCATGATTGGCTGGGGTTATAAGTTGCAGCGCTTGGGCAATGATGTGCTGCGTAAGTTTGCAAAACAACAAACTGCCCATCCACCGGCAACAGTGGGTAAGCCAAGCGTGAAGGAACAGGTAATTTTCTTTGTGAACAAGAAGATGCCTGGTAATTTGCCGAAGAAAACAGCTCGTGCTTTGTTGGATATTGAAGATGCGAATTACGTGCCGATTATTCGTGATCCTAAGACAACTTCTGCAGATACTGAGGCTGTCTTTTATTTCCCGGGCTGTGGTTCTGAGCGTTTGTTCTCGCAAGTTGGCTTAGCTACACAAGCTATGTTGTGGAATGTTGGCGTGCAAACTGTTCTTCCTCCAGGTTACCTGTGCTGCGGCTATCCACAGCGCGGAAATGGTGACTTTGATAAAGCCGAGAAGATGATTACGGATAACCGTGTGTTATTCCATCGCGTTGCCAATACGCTCAATTACCTAGATATCAAGACCGTAGTTGTTTCATGCGGCACTTGTTACGACCAATTGGCTGGCTATCAGTTTGAGCAGATTTTCCCAGGTTGTCGCATTATTGATATTCATGAGTTCTTGGCCGAGAAGGGCGTGAAGCTCTCTGGCGTTACAGGCGTGAAATATATGTACCACGATCCTTGCCACTCTCCAATGAAGTTGCAAGATCCATTGAAGACGGTTAATGAGCTTATTCAATTAGAAGATGGCAAATCTATTCAGAAGAATGATCGTTGCTGTGGGGAGTCTGGAACTCTTGCCGTGACACGTCCTGATATTTCTACTCAAGTGCGCTTCCGTAAGCAGATTGAGATGGAGAAAGCAGCCAATGATTTGCGCAAAGGTGATTTCACTGGTGATGTCAAAGTCTTAACTAGCTGCCCATCCTGCTTGCAAGGTCTCACACGCTTTGATGCTGATAGCGATACAACAGCTGATTACATTGTGGTTGAAATGGCTCAGAAGCTACTTGGCAAAGACTGGATGCAAGACTATGTAGCCAAGGCAAACCAAGGTGGTATCGAGAGGGTTCTCGTTTAA
- a CDS encoding MFS transporter — translation MNPSELRSTLALAGIFGLRMLGLFLLLPIFSIHARGLPGGEHALWVGLTLGIFNIVQACFYIPLGRLSDRIGRKPVVLWGLSLFVAGALICAAKDDLLWIAIGRGIMGAGAVSAAISAWVADLTREQVRTRAMALVGGSIALSFALSLVIAAPIYRVISLSGIFVVLAALGVIAMFVTYYLLPTTKPEAKVQQASLKEVFFRPELMRLNLGVFVLHATQVAMFLVVPRLLVQAGLPLSSHWEIYLPVVLLSFVFMAPAIIYGEKKQKLRTVLLVAIVLLLIAESLFTQASSVMAIATALLIYFVGFNLLEALQPSLVSRFAKESKGTALGVYNTTQSIGLFSGAVIGGYLMDSHGDLSVFAMGAALLVCWLIIAWSMGEMPTRATESKDVATKT, via the coding sequence ATGAATCCTTCTGAACTCCGATCTACTCTGGCCTTAGCAGGCATCTTTGGCCTACGCATGCTGGGCCTGTTCTTGCTATTGCCTATCTTTAGCATTCATGCGCGGGGCTTGCCGGGTGGGGAGCACGCTCTTTGGGTGGGTTTGACCCTTGGCATCTTCAATATCGTCCAAGCCTGTTTTTATATCCCTTTAGGTCGTTTATCTGACCGAATTGGCCGTAAACCGGTCGTTTTGTGGGGGCTATCCTTATTTGTTGCTGGCGCCCTGATCTGCGCTGCCAAGGATGATTTGCTATGGATTGCCATTGGCCGGGGAATTATGGGTGCTGGAGCGGTATCAGCCGCCATTTCTGCCTGGGTGGCAGATTTAACTCGCGAACAAGTGCGTACCCGGGCGATGGCTTTGGTTGGCGGCAGCATTGCCCTCTCATTTGCCTTATCTCTAGTGATCGCCGCCCCCATTTATCGCGTGATCAGTCTTAGTGGAATTTTCGTTGTCTTGGCAGCATTGGGTGTTATTGCCATGTTCGTGACATATTACCTTTTACCAACAACCAAGCCTGAAGCAAAAGTTCAACAAGCTTCGTTAAAAGAAGTTTTCTTTAGGCCTGAATTAATGCGCCTAAATCTAGGTGTATTTGTATTGCATGCAACCCAGGTTGCGATGTTCTTGGTAGTTCCACGTTTATTGGTGCAGGCAGGGTTGCCACTTTCTTCGCATTGGGAAATCTATCTTCCTGTCGTGCTGCTTTCATTTGTCTTTATGGCACCTGCGATTATTTACGGCGAGAAGAAGCAGAAATTAAGAACAGTATTGTTAGTTGCGATCGTTTTATTGCTAATTGCTGAATCGTTATTTACACAAGCCTCATCTGTGATGGCTATTGCGACAGCGTTACTGATTTATTTTGTAGGCTTTAATTTACTTGAAGCATTACAACCCTCCTTGGTGTCGCGTTTTGCAAAAGAATCTAAAGGCACCGCACTGGGTGTTTACAACACAACTCAATCAATAGGACTCTTTTCTGGGGCTGTAATTGGGGGTTATTTAATGGATAGCCATGGTGATTTATCGGTCTTTGCGATGGGTGCAGCACTCTTAGTTTGCTGGCTTATAATTGCTTGGTCGATGGGTGAAATGCCAACGCGAGCAACAGAATCAAAGGATGTAGCCACAAAGACATAA
- the ssb gene encoding single-stranded DNA-binding protein encodes MASVNKVIIVGNVGRDPETRYMPSGDAVTNISVATSDRYKDKQTGEMKETTEWHRVAFFGKLAEIAGQYLKKGSQVYVEGRLRTRKWTDASGQEKYSTEIVAETMQMLGGKPVGGSGDGGESYSRSKPAEQSAPAASNAASLGAMDDDIPF; translated from the coding sequence ATGGCTTCGGTAAATAAGGTCATCATCGTAGGTAATGTAGGACGTGATCCAGAAACGCGTTATATGCCAAGCGGCGACGCCGTTACAAACATTTCAGTAGCAACATCTGATCGCTACAAAGACAAGCAAACTGGTGAAATGAAAGAAACCACAGAATGGCATCGCGTTGCATTCTTTGGCAAGCTCGCAGAAATCGCTGGTCAGTACCTCAAAAAAGGTTCACAGGTTTATGTTGAAGGTCGCTTGCGTACACGCAAATGGACTGACGCAAGTGGCCAAGAAAAGTATTCCACTGAGATCGTTGCAGAGACAATGCAAATGCTTGGTGGTAAGCCAGTAGGCGGAAGTGGTGATGGTGGCGAAAGCTATAGCCGCTCAAAGCCGGCTGAGCAGTCCGCTCCAGCAGCCTCAAATGCTGCGTCATTGGGCGCAATGGACGACGATATTCCGTTTTAA
- the ilvA gene encoding threonine ammonia-lyase, biosynthetic, translated as MATNYLKKILSARVYDVARETELQLAPELTKRLGNQVLLKREDNQPVFSFKLRGAYNKMAHLPPEALKRGVIAASAGNHAQGVALSAAKMKCKAVIVMPVTTPSVKIDAVKARGGSWVEIILHGESYSDAFKHSEVLGKKRGLTFVHPFDDPDVIAGQGTIAHEIFTQYEKPIDAVFVAIGGGGLIAGIGEYIKAVSPKTKVIGVQASDSDAMNQSLKANKRIEMKDVGLFSDGTAVKLVGKETFRICKKVVDEIITVDTDEICAAINDVFTDTRSILEPAGALAIAGMKKYVEKKRIKKKTLVAVACGANMNFSRLRFVAERADVGEFREAVFAVTIPEERGSFKRFCELLGKRNVTEFNYRIGDQSEAHIFVGISTQKSGDSEVIAKHFRKAKFATIDLTHDELAKSHLRHMVGGHSALAKDELLYRFEFPERPGALMKFLTSMAPNWNISLFHYRNHGADYGRILVGLQVPKNEQKKFQGFLAGLGYPHWDESNNPAYRLFLK; from the coding sequence ATGGCAACGAACTATTTAAAGAAAATTTTATCGGCTCGCGTCTATGACGTAGCCAGAGAAACCGAGCTCCAGCTCGCCCCTGAACTGACTAAACGTTTGGGCAACCAGGTACTCCTCAAAAGAGAGGACAACCAGCCGGTTTTCTCATTCAAACTCCGTGGCGCCTATAACAAAATGGCCCATTTACCCCCAGAAGCCCTAAAACGGGGGGTAATTGCCGCTTCTGCAGGCAATCATGCCCAAGGCGTCGCCCTTTCCGCAGCCAAAATGAAGTGCAAAGCTGTCATCGTGATGCCGGTGACTACTCCAAGCGTCAAAATTGATGCAGTAAAGGCCAGAGGCGGATCTTGGGTAGAAATCATCCTTCATGGCGAGTCTTACAGTGATGCCTTTAAGCACTCAGAAGTTTTGGGCAAAAAACGGGGTTTGACCTTTGTTCACCCATTTGATGATCCCGATGTTATTGCGGGCCAAGGAACAATCGCCCATGAAATCTTTACTCAATACGAAAAACCCATCGACGCTGTATTTGTAGCCATTGGTGGTGGTGGTTTGATTGCAGGCATTGGTGAATACATCAAAGCCGTCAGCCCAAAAACAAAAGTAATCGGCGTGCAAGCTTCAGATTCGGATGCAATGAATCAATCACTCAAAGCAAACAAGCGCATTGAGATGAAAGACGTGGGTTTGTTCTCGGATGGCACTGCTGTGAAATTGGTTGGCAAAGAAACATTCCGTATTTGCAAAAAAGTAGTGGATGAAATTATCACTGTCGATACCGATGAAATCTGCGCAGCAATTAACGATGTCTTTACTGATACTCGCAGCATCCTTGAGCCTGCTGGCGCGCTAGCCATAGCGGGCATGAAGAAGTATGTTGAGAAGAAGCGCATCAAGAAGAAAACCTTGGTGGCTGTGGCTTGCGGGGCTAATATGAACTTTAGTCGCCTTCGCTTTGTGGCCGAACGTGCAGATGTTGGCGAGTTCCGTGAAGCAGTATTCGCAGTAACCATTCCTGAAGAGCGTGGCTCATTCAAACGCTTTTGCGAACTTCTTGGAAAACGTAACGTTACTGAATTTAATTACCGCATTGGCGATCAAAGTGAAGCGCATATTTTTGTTGGCATCAGCACACAAAAATCTGGCGATAGCGAAGTCATCGCAAAACATTTCCGTAAAGCAAAGTTTGCAACGATTGATCTCACGCATGATGAACTGGCTAAGTCGCACTTACGTCATATGGTTGGCGGACACTCTGCACTTGCTAAAGATGAATTGCTATATCGCTTTGAATTCCCTGAACGCCCAGGCGCTTTGATGAAGTTCTTAACCAGCATGGCGCCCAACTGGAATATCAGCTTGTTCCATTACCGCAATCATGGTGCAGACTACGGTCGCATTTTGGTTGGCCTGCAAGTTCCGAAGAATGAGCAGAAGAAATTCCAAGGCTTCTTGGCTGGCCTGGGCTATCCGCACTGGGACGAAAGTAATAATCCCGCTTATCGCCTGTTCCTCAAATAG
- a CDS encoding 5'-nucleotidase, whose protein sequence is MSYTLTGKLVVAISSRALFDFEEENRIFESADDSAYMKLQLERLSEAAQKGVAFPLVKKLLAFNDEGEQRVEVVILSRNDPVSGLRVFRSAEHHGLHLERGVFTRGRPPYHYLRSLHANLFLSANEDDVRATIDAGFPAARVYPESSKTAESHPNEIRIAFDGDAVLFSDEAEQVFQKKGLEAFVDHESKKVDIPLPPGPFKPLLEALHRLQRSTSENGMRIRTALVTARSAPAHERAIRTLMAWGIDVDEAMFLGGLSKSEFLREFEPDFFFDDQTGHCQSAASVAPTGHVVSGVSNKPKAK, encoded by the coding sequence ATGTCATATACGCTCACCGGAAAACTTGTCGTTGCGATCTCATCGCGCGCCCTGTTTGATTTTGAAGAAGAAAATCGCATTTTCGAATCTGCCGACGACAGCGCATATATGAAGTTGCAGCTTGAGCGTCTTAGTGAGGCAGCTCAAAAAGGGGTTGCATTTCCTCTAGTAAAAAAACTATTGGCGTTTAATGATGAGGGTGAACAACGAGTTGAAGTGGTGATCCTCTCCCGTAATGACCCCGTAAGCGGCTTGCGAGTCTTTCGCTCTGCTGAGCACCACGGCTTACATCTTGAGCGTGGCGTATTTACTAGAGGCCGTCCGCCCTACCATTACCTGCGATCGCTACATGCCAACCTCTTCTTATCTGCGAATGAAGATGATGTGAGGGCGACTATTGATGCCGGCTTTCCAGCAGCACGTGTTTACCCAGAGTCCAGCAAAACCGCTGAATCTCATCCCAATGAAATCCGCATTGCATTTGACGGAGACGCAGTACTGTTCTCCGATGAAGCTGAACAAGTTTTCCAGAAAAAGGGTTTAGAAGCGTTTGTAGATCACGAAAGCAAAAAGGTCGACATTCCACTGCCTCCAGGCCCCTTTAAGCCTTTGCTTGAGGCTCTTCATAGGCTGCAGCGCTCCACTAGCGAAAACGGTATGCGTATTCGTACTGCGCTGGTAACTGCACGCTCAGCACCTGCACACGAACGTGCCATTCGAACCTTGATGGCATGGGGTATTGATGTAGATGAAGCCATGTTCTTGGGTGGCCTCTCCAAGAGTGAGTTCTTGCGAGAATTCGAGCCCGACTTTTTCTTTGATGATCAAACTGGTCACTGCCAATCGGCTGCATCAGTTGCACCCACCGGCCATGTTGTATCAGGTGTATCCAACAAACCTAAAGCCAAGTAA